A portion of the Candidatus Pristimantibacillus lignocellulolyticus genome contains these proteins:
- the rpmJ gene encoding 50S ribosomal protein L36, producing MKVRPSVKPICEKCKVIRRKGNVMVICENPRHKQKQG from the coding sequence ATGAAGGTTAGACCTTCGGTAAAGCCGATTTGCGAGAAATGCAAAGTCATTCGTCGTAAAGGCAATGTAATGGTCATTTGTGAAAATCCGAGACACAAACAAAAACAAGGATAA
- the rpsM gene encoding 30S ribosomal protein S13 produces the protein MARIAGVDIPRDKRVEISLTYIFGIGRTTSKKVLASTGVNPDTRVRDLTEDELGLIRDEIDKAVKVEGDLRREISLNIKRLTEIGCYRGLRHRRGLPVRGQRTKTNARTRKGPRRTVANKKK, from the coding sequence ATGGCACGTATAGCTGGCGTAGATATTCCGCGTGACAAACGCGTTGAGATCTCTCTGACGTACATTTTTGGTATCGGCAGAACGACTTCTAAAAAAGTTCTAGCATCTACTGGTGTTAATCCGGACACTCGTGTTCGCGATTTGACAGAAGATGAGCTTGGTCTGATTCGTGATGAAATCGACAAAGCAGTTAAAGTAGAAGGCGACTTGCGTCGTGAAATTTCTCTTAACATTAAACGTCTTACTGAAATTGGTTGCTACCGTGGTCTTCGTCACCGTCGTGGTCTTCCAGTTCGTGGTCAACGTACTAAAACTAATGCTCGTACACGTAAAGGTCCTCGTCGTACTGTAGCTAACAAGAAGAAATAA
- the rpsK gene encoding 30S ribosomal protein S11: protein MAKAKKVVRTKRRDRKNIDTGVAHIRSTFNNTIVTITDPHGNAISWASAGGMGFKGSRKSTPFAAQMAAESAAKAAMEHGMRTVEVMVKGPGAGREAAIRSLQAAGLEVNLIKDVTPVPHNGCRPPKRRRV, encoded by the coding sequence ATGGCTAAAGCTAAAAAAGTCGTTCGTACTAAGCGTCGTGATCGTAAAAATATCGATACTGGCGTTGCACATATCCGTTCCACATTCAACAATACTATTGTAACGATCACAGATCCACATGGTAATGCGATCTCTTGGGCAAGTGCTGGTGGTATGGGCTTCAAAGGTTCTCGTAAGAGTACACCTTTCGCAGCTCAAATGGCTGCTGAATCTGCTGCTAAAGCTGCAATGGAGCATGGTATGAGAACGGTTGAGGTTATGGTTAAAGGTCCTGGTGCAGGTCGTGAAGCAGCTATCCGCTCGCTTCAAGCTGCTGGCTTGGAAGTTAACTTGATCAAGGACGTTACACCAGTTCCGCATAACGGATGCCGTCCACCAAAACGTCGTCGCGTATAA
- a CDS encoding DNA-directed RNA polymerase subunit alpha produces MIEIEKPKIETVELSDGGTYGKFVVEPLERGYGTTLGNSLRRILLSSLPGAAVTSVQIDGVLHEFSTVPGVIEDVTEIILNLKGLSLKIHSDEEKVLEIDADGEGIVTAGDIRADSDVEILSPDLHIATLASGARLHMRIFANRGRGYVQADRNKSDDQPIGVIPVDSIYTPITRVNYSVENTRVGQVTNYDKLTLEVWTDGSIRPEEAVSLGAKILTEHLDLFVGLTDEAKDAEIMVEKEEDKKEKVLEMTIEELDLSVRSYNCLKRAGINTVQELITKSEEDMMKVRNLGRKSLEEVQEKLEELGLGLRMDE; encoded by the coding sequence GTGATTGAGATCGAAAAGCCGAAAATCGAAACCGTAGAATTAAGCGACGGAGGCACTTATGGTAAATTCGTTGTTGAGCCGCTTGAACGCGGATACGGCACTACGCTGGGAAATTCGCTTCGTCGAATTTTGTTATCTTCTTTGCCTGGCGCGGCAGTAACATCCGTTCAAATCGACGGTGTTCTGCATGAGTTTTCTACAGTTCCAGGAGTGATTGAAGATGTAACTGAAATCATCCTGAATTTGAAAGGACTCTCGCTAAAAATCCATTCGGATGAAGAAAAGGTATTGGAAATTGATGCTGACGGTGAAGGTATCGTTACAGCTGGTGATATTCGTGCTGATAGCGATGTCGAGATTTTGAGCCCTGATCTTCACATTGCGACTTTGGCATCTGGTGCTCGTTTGCATATGAGAATTTTCGCTAACCGCGGACGTGGTTATGTGCAAGCAGACCGGAACAAGAGCGATGATCAACCGATAGGTGTTATTCCTGTAGATTCAATCTACACGCCCATTACTCGTGTTAATTATAGCGTAGAGAATACTCGCGTAGGTCAAGTTACAAACTATGACAAGCTAACGCTTGAAGTTTGGACTGACGGCAGTATTCGTCCAGAAGAGGCTGTAAGCCTTGGAGCTAAAATATTGACAGAGCACTTGGACTTGTTCGTTGGATTAACGGATGAAGCCAAAGATGCGGAAATCATGGTTGAGAAAGAAGAAGATAAGAAAGAAAAAGTGCTTGAGATGACTATCGAAGAGCTTGATCTTTCTGTTCGTTCTTACAACTGTTTGAAACGTGCAGGTATCAACACTGTTCAAGAGCTAATCACGAAATCGGAAGAAGATATGATGAAGGTGCGTAACCTTGGTCGCAAATCTTTAGAAGAAGTTCAAGAGAAGCTTGAAGAGCTAGGTCTTGGCTTGCGCATGGATGAGTAG